The proteins below are encoded in one region of Juglans microcarpa x Juglans regia isolate MS1-56 chromosome 4D, Jm3101_v1.0, whole genome shotgun sequence:
- the LOC121259468 gene encoding LRR receptor-like serine/threonine-protein kinase GSO2, with amino-acid sequence MADLRGLRVCIVLTLCLLQCNNSWVFAILDPIDFLALQSIRKALGDLPGSNFFAAWDFTSDPCNFAGVYCDSNKVIALNLGDPRAGSPGLTGRIDPAIGKLSALAEFSVVPGRIFGALPHSISQLKSLRFLAISRNFISGGIPPSLGELRSLRTLDLSYNQFDGTIPRPIGTLPELSNLILCHNRLSGSVPPFLSRTLTRLDLKHNVLTGSLPPASLPPSLQYLSLSWNRLSGPVDGLLTRLNQLNYLDLSMNQFTGKIPGRIFTFPISSLQLQRNLFFGPVQPADQVTIPTVDLSYNRLSGRISPMLSTVQNLYLNNNRFTGQVPGSFVDRLLAASIQILYLQHNYLTGMPINPTADIPLSSSLCLQYNCMVPPVEAPCPLKAGKQKTRPTTQCNEWKG; translated from the coding sequence ATGGCTGACTTAAGGGGTTTGAGGGTTTGCATTGTGCTTACTTTGTGTTTGTTGCAGTGTAATAACTCTTGGGTGTTTGCGATTTTGGACCCGATTGATTTTCTGGCTCTGCAATCGATCAGGAAAGCTTTGGGCGACTTGCCTGGTTCGAACTTCTTCGCTGCATGGGACTTCACGTCCGATCCGTGTAATTTCGCCGGGGTTTACTGTGATTCCAATAAGGTTATTGCGCTCAACCTGGGTGACCCGAGGGCCGGCTCGCCAGGACTGACCGGTCGGATTGACCCGGCGATTGGGAAACTTTCTGCGCTGGCGGAGTTCTCCGTCGTTCCCGGCAGAATCTTTGGGGCCCTGCCACACTCGATCTCCCAGTTGAAAAGCCTCCGGTTCCTCGCGATCAGCCGGAACTTCATCTCCGGTGGGATTCCGCCCTCTCTCGGCGAGTTACGGAGCCTGCGGACGCTGGACCTCAGCTACAACCAGTTCGACGGAACAATCCCGCGGCCCATTGGAACCTTACCGGAATTGTCCAACCTCATCCTCTGCCACAACCGCCTCTCCGGTTCGGTCCCTCCGTTTCTCTCCCGAACACTGACCCGGCTCGACCTCAAGCACAACGTTCTCACCGGTTCGCTTCCTCCGGCTTCCCTACCTCCCTCTCTCcaatacctctctctctcctggaACCGGCTCAGTGGGCCCGTGGACGGGCTCTTAACCCGGCTCAACCAGCTCAATTACCTCGACCTGAGCATGAACCAATTCACGGGTAAGATTCCGGGTCGGATCTTCACCTTCCCAATCAGCAGCCTCCAATTACAACGCAATCTCTTTTTCGGCCCGGTTCAACCGGCGGACCAGGTCACGATTCCGACCGTTGATCTTAGCTACAACAGGCTTTCTGGGAGAATCTCTCCAATGCTCTCTACCGTACAGAATCTTTACCTGAACAATAACCGGTTCACGGGTCAGGTACCGGGTAGCTTCGTGGATCGCTTGCTGGCTGCTAGTATACAGATACTGTATTTGCAGCACAATTATCTTACGGGTATGCCGATAAATCCGACGGCTGACATTCCTTTGAGCAGCTCCTTGTGTCTGCAGTATAATTGTATGGTTCCGCCCGTAGAGGCGCCATGCCCGTTGAAGGCTGGGAAGCAGAAGACGAGGCCTACCACGCAGTGTAACGAGTGGAAGGGGTAA